In the genome of Corythoichthys intestinalis isolate RoL2023-P3 chromosome 19, ASM3026506v1, whole genome shotgun sequence, one region contains:
- the msgn1 gene encoding mesogenin-1, whose protein sequence is MRPRIKTSSPPRNPSSVSISGCDSLNMDLDVATGHILQDWEVREQLQSSSPESSSPSGDSVCSSPEMFFSRGHQEIAYDFSRRGSGSKAPRTLGKAKMSTKRRVKASEREKMRMRILAEALHQLRDYLPPDYTKRGQPLTKIQTLKYTIEYINKLSDILNHA, encoded by the coding sequence ATGCGCCCGCGTATAAAAACGTCATCTCCTCCGAGGAACCCGTCTTCTGTCAGCATCTCTGGATGCGATTCCCTCAACATGGACCTCGATGTCGCAACCGGCCATATCCTCCAAGACTGGGAGGTCAGGGAGCAACTCCAATCCTCTTCCCCGGAGTCGTCGTCTCCCTCCGGAGACTCTGTTTGCTCCTCGCCGGAGATGTTCTTCTCGCGCGGACACCAGGAGATCGCCTACGACTTTTCCAGACGGGGGTCCGGCTCCAAGGCGCCTAGGACGCTGGGCAAGGCCAAGATGTCCACAAAGAGGCGCGTTAAAGCCAGCGAGAGGGAGAAGATGAGGATGAGGATCCTCGCCGAGGCTCTGCACCAGCTCCGGGACTACCTGCCGCCGGACTACACCAAGAGGGGCCAGCCTCTGACCAAAATACAAACCCTCAAGTACACCATCGAGTACATCAACAAGCTCTCGGACATTCTGAACCATGCGTAA